One region of Bubalus bubalis isolate 160015118507 breed Murrah chromosome 15, NDDB_SH_1, whole genome shotgun sequence genomic DNA includes:
- the LOC102409435 gene encoding ATP synthase subunit epsilon, mitochondrial, translating to MVAYWRQAGLSYIRYSQICAKAVRDALKTEFKANAMKTSGSTIKIVKVKKE from the coding sequence ATGGTGGCGTACTGGCGACAGGCTGGACTCAGCTACATCCGGTACTCCCAAATCTGTGCAAAAGCAGTCAGAGATGCGCTGAAGACTGAATTCAAAGCAAACGCCATGAAGACTTCTGGCAGcaccataaaaattgtgaaagtgaaaaaggaataa